In Candidatus Desulforudis audaxviator MP104C, a genomic segment contains:
- a CDS encoding chromate transporter, whose amino-acid sequence MNTQPNSDSKHESSPQKSRVETLLELFGVTLRLGLTSFGGPIAHIGYFHHEYVRRRKWLDERSYADLVALCQVLPGPTSSQVGIGIGAIRGGLPGAVIAWIGFTLPSALALILFALLLQEFDIAGTGLIHALKIVAVAIVAHAVLGMGRNLTPDRNRATIALLTATAILMWQTAFMQVILIVLAGFVGVFLYKNTKMPEFSTLNLHIHRSVAIGCLILFGGLLVFLPVVRQLTAYQSLAVFDTFFRAGSLVFGGGHVVLPLLEREVVPVGWVSKEMFLAGYGAAQAVPGPLFTFAAYLGAIINGWPGATVATIGIFLPAFLLVIGILPFWNALRSYPNVQGALMGVNAAVVGLLLAALYDPIWTSSINKPVDFALAAVLFGMLEYWKLPSWVVVITGAAGGSLIFTLGL is encoded by the coding sequence ATGAACACACAACCCAATTCTGACAGCAAACACGAAAGCAGTCCACAAAAAAGCCGGGTAGAAACTTTACTTGAGTTGTTCGGTGTGACTCTTAGGCTTGGCCTGACATCGTTCGGCGGTCCGATCGCCCATATTGGTTACTTTCATCATGAATATGTCCGCAGGCGCAAGTGGTTGGATGAGAGAAGCTACGCCGACCTGGTCGCTCTGTGCCAGGTTCTGCCGGGGCCGACGAGCAGCCAGGTGGGAATCGGCATCGGGGCGATACGTGGTGGTTTACCGGGAGCGGTTATAGCGTGGATCGGTTTTACCCTGCCGTCGGCGCTCGCCCTCATACTCTTCGCCTTGCTGCTACAAGAGTTCGATATAGCAGGCACCGGACTGATCCACGCTTTGAAGATCGTCGCGGTGGCCATCGTGGCCCACGCGGTCCTGGGAATGGGTAGAAACCTGACGCCGGATCGCAATCGCGCCACGATTGCCCTATTGACGGCCACTGCTATTTTGATGTGGCAAACAGCTTTCATGCAGGTAATTTTGATTGTTTTGGCCGGATTCGTCGGTGTTTTCCTGTATAAGAACACCAAGATGCCCGAATTTTCCACTCTCAATTTACATATTCACCGTTCGGTGGCAATAGGTTGCCTGATTCTTTTCGGGGGCTTACTGGTTTTTTTGCCTGTTGTAAGGCAACTCACTGCTTATCAATCGTTGGCGGTTTTCGACACCTTTTTCCGTGCCGGATCGCTGGTGTTCGGCGGGGGACACGTCGTACTGCCCCTGCTGGAAAGAGAAGTGGTACCCGTGGGCTGGGTCAGCAAGGAAATGTTCCTGGCCGGATACGGGGCGGCTCAGGCCGTTCCCGGTCCCTTGTTCACCTTTGCTGCTTATCTGGGAGCGATCATAAATGGTTGGCCGGGTGCCACGGTGGCGACCATTGGTATCTTCCTGCCGGCGTTCCTGTTGGTGATCGGCATACTTCCTTTCTGGAACGCTCTCCGCAGCTATCCCAACGTTCAAGGCGCCCTGATGGGGGTAAACGCCGCCGTAGTCGGTCTATTGCTGGCCGCCCTGTATGACCCGATATGGACCAGCTCCATCAATAAACCGGTGGATTTCGCCCTGGCGGCGGTCTTGTTCGGGATGCTGGAGTATTGGAAATTGCCTTCCTGGGTCGTTGTAATCACCGGTGCCGCCGGAGGCAGCCTTATCTTTACCCTGGGATTGTAG